One window from the genome of Salvia miltiorrhiza cultivar Shanhuang (shh) chromosome 7, IMPLAD_Smil_shh, whole genome shotgun sequence encodes:
- the LOC130993220 gene encoding putative pentatricopeptide repeat-containing protein At2g02150 isoform X2, translated as MVPFLQLQTTSLPKPYCFNFIKPPLFFSRRKTGSVFNIFAVIYDCNECLESDFNRNRIPCLTRFHAAPVLPAMFTLLRRLKTSHCRSVSSSLFDSSCCLFSGNMLAWATCFLCSRCSFSTTSNVSNFDGVFDRETVVEIVKQERWDDVRLVGLLCSALAPVSVARLLIELKQDPLLALRLFRWAESRNGFCHTTENYCVIAHILFCSKMYRDAHNVLKQLVTFHRDSGGVIGVLPSFTIMDALWATRNVCVPGYGVFDALFSVLMELEMLEEARQCFLKMRNFRVIPKARSCDILLHKYSKVADGVSAKKFFNDMIGAGIVPSIYTYNIMIGILCKEGDLKAARILFVRMKDMGISPDVVTYNSLIYGCGKLGELCDAVCIYEEMKAAGCSPDIITYNTLINCFCKFEKLPQAFNFLREMKERCIRPNVVTYSTLVDAFCKEGMLQHAIKFFVDMRRVGLIPNEFTYTSLIDANFKVGNFDDAMKFVKEMVEASVKLNVVTYTTLLDGLCEEGRIHEAEEVFKVMLKDGVVPNEKIYTAFMQGYLKAKRIDDAMRILAKMKANNIRPDIVLYGTIIWGFCNLGRFEDVNSLLVEMKDYNIEGNIQEALDLVKQMTETGVEIDLHTYTCLISGLSRHGQLHQARDLFHEMIEKGIQPDEVVYGCLIRKYRESGNSEEADALLNEMIEKGIAPVKSELLQKNVRV; from the exons ATGGTTCCATTTCTTCAACTACAGACCACCTCACTTCCAAAACCCTACTGTTTCAATTTCATTAAaccccccctttttttttctcgACGAAAAACAGGCAGTGTCTTCAACATTTTTGCCGTAATTTACGATTGCAATGAGTGTTTGGAGTCCGATTTCAATCGGAATCGGATCCCATGCCTGACCCGCTTTCATGCTGCACCGGTTTTGCCAGCCATGTTCACGCTGCTACGCCGGCTCAAAACGTCTCATTGCCGTTCTGTAAGCTCATCGTTATTTGATTCTTCATGTTGTCTGTTTTCGGGAAATATGTTAGCTTGGGCCACTTGTTTTTTATGTTCTCGTTGCTCATTTTCGACAACTTCAAATGTTAGTAATTTTGACGGGGTTTTTGATCGGGAGACGGTAGTAGAAATTGTGAAACAAGAGAGGTGGGATGATGTTCGTCTCGTCGGGCTGTTATGTTCGGCCTTGGCTCCCGTTTCGGTGGCTAGATTATTGATTGAGCTGAAGCAGGATCCATTATTGGCTCTGAGGTTGTTTAGATGGGCTGAATCGCGCAATGGTTTTTGCCATACAACGGAGAATTATTGTGTTATTGCTCATATTTTGTTTTGCTCGAAGATGTATAGAGACGCTCACAATGTGCTCAAGCAATTGGTTACTTTTCATAGAGACAGTGGAGGTGTTATTGGGGTGCTTCCTTCATTTACTATTATGGATGCTTTATGGGCGACAAGGAATGTTTGTGTGCCTGGTTACGGGGTTTTTGATGCACTGTTCAGTGTATTGATGGAATTGGAGATGTTGGAGGAAGCTAGGCAGTGTTTCCTGAAGATGAGAAACTTTAGAGTTATTCCGAAAGCAAGGTCTTGTGATATTCTCTTACATAAGTACTCGAAGGTGGCAGATGGTGTTTCAGCAAAGAAGTTTTTCAATGATATGATTGGAGCTGGAATAGTTCCATCAATTTATACCTATAACATAATGATTGGGATCTTGTGTAAAGAAGGGGACTTGAAAGCTGCAAGGATCTTGTTTGTGAGGATGAAGGACATGGGCATCTCTCCTGATGTTGTTACTTATAATTCACTTATATATGGCTGTGGAAAGCTTGGAGAACTGTGTGACGCAGTTTGTATATATGAGGAGATGAAAGCAGCAGGGTGTTCTCCCGACATAATTACATATAACACATTGATTAATTGCTTTTGTAAATTTGAGAAATTGCCACAGGCTTTCAACTTTCTTAGGGAAATGAAGGAAAGATGTATTAGACCTAATGTTGTAACTTACAGCACACTCGTTGATGCATTTTGTAAAGAAGGGATGTTGCAGCATGCTATTAAGTTTTTTGTTGACATGAGACGAGTTGGTCTGATTCCTAATGAATTTACTTATACTTCTCTGATTGATGCAAACTTTAAGGTGGGAAACTTTGATGATGCCATGAAGTTTGTAAAAGAGATGGTAGAAGCTTCTGTGAAGTTAAATGTTGTTACCTACACAACGTTGCTTGATGGCCTATGTGAAGAAGGGAGGATACATGAAGCAGAAGAAGTTTTTAAGGTTATGCTGAAAGATGGAGTAGTTCCTAATGAGAAAATATATACAGCTTTTATGCAAGGGTACCTTAAAGCCAAAAGGATAGATGATGCTATGAGGATTCTTGCAAAAATGAAAGCGAATAACATCAGACCCGATATAGTTTTGTATGGCACTATAATCTGGGGGTTTTGCAACCTGGGAAGGTTCGAAGATGTGAATTCATTGTTGGTCGAGATGAAGGACTACAATATAGAG GGAAATATTCAGGAAGCTTTGGATCTGGTGAAGCAAATGACTGAAACTGGTGTGGAGATTGATCTTCATACCTACACATGTTTAATTTCTGGGCTCTCAAGACATGGACAACTTCATCAAGCAAGAGATTTGTTTCATGAGATGATTGAGAAAGGAATACAGCCAGATGAAGTTGTTTACGGATGTCTCATACGTAAGTATCGTGAGAGTGGCAACAGCGAAGAAGCTGATGCCTTGCTAAATGAGATGATAGAAAAAGGTATTGCTCCCGTTAAAAGTGAGCTGCTACAAAAAAACGTACGGGTCTGA
- the LOC130993220 gene encoding putative pentatricopeptide repeat-containing protein At2g02150 isoform X1, which produces MVPFLQLQTTSLPKPYCFNFIKPPLFFSRRKTGSVFNIFAVIYDCNECLESDFNRNRIPCLTRFHAAPVLPAMFTLLRRLKTSHCRSVSSSLFDSSCCLFSGNMLAWATCFLCSRCSFSTTSNVSNFDGVFDRETVVEIVKQERWDDVRLVGLLCSALAPVSVARLLIELKQDPLLALRLFRWAESRNGFCHTTENYCVIAHILFCSKMYRDAHNVLKQLVTFHRDSGGVIGVLPSFTIMDALWATRNVCVPGYGVFDALFSVLMELEMLEEARQCFLKMRNFRVIPKARSCDILLHKYSKVADGVSAKKFFNDMIGAGIVPSIYTYNIMIGILCKEGDLKAARILFVRMKDMGISPDVVTYNSLIYGCGKLGELCDAVCIYEEMKAAGCSPDIITYNTLINCFCKFEKLPQAFNFLREMKERCIRPNVVTYSTLVDAFCKEGMLQHAIKFFVDMRRVGLIPNEFTYTSLIDANFKVGNFDDAMKFVKEMVEASVKLNVVTYTTLLDGLCEEGRIHEAEEVFKVMLKDGVVPNEKIYTAFMQGYLKAKRIDDAMRILAKMKANNIRPDIVLYGTIIWGFCNLGRFEDVNSLLVEMKDYNIEVSEVIYTTLIDSYFKAGKNVEARNMLNEMQGRGMAPNVVTYCSLINGLCKLGYVEEAIGYFHNLKNVGLQPNIVVYSSLVHGLCKNDRVEDARKLFLEMPEKGLIPDKIAYTSLIDGTMKQGNIQEALDLVKQMTETGVEIDLHTYTCLISGLSRHGQLHQARDLFHEMIEKGIQPDEVVYGCLIRKYRESGNSEEADALLNEMIEKGIAPVKSELLQKNVRV; this is translated from the coding sequence ATGGTTCCATTTCTTCAACTACAGACCACCTCACTTCCAAAACCCTACTGTTTCAATTTCATTAAaccccccctttttttttctcgACGAAAAACAGGCAGTGTCTTCAACATTTTTGCCGTAATTTACGATTGCAATGAGTGTTTGGAGTCCGATTTCAATCGGAATCGGATCCCATGCCTGACCCGCTTTCATGCTGCACCGGTTTTGCCAGCCATGTTCACGCTGCTACGCCGGCTCAAAACGTCTCATTGCCGTTCTGTAAGCTCATCGTTATTTGATTCTTCATGTTGTCTGTTTTCGGGAAATATGTTAGCTTGGGCCACTTGTTTTTTATGTTCTCGTTGCTCATTTTCGACAACTTCAAATGTTAGTAATTTTGACGGGGTTTTTGATCGGGAGACGGTAGTAGAAATTGTGAAACAAGAGAGGTGGGATGATGTTCGTCTCGTCGGGCTGTTATGTTCGGCCTTGGCTCCCGTTTCGGTGGCTAGATTATTGATTGAGCTGAAGCAGGATCCATTATTGGCTCTGAGGTTGTTTAGATGGGCTGAATCGCGCAATGGTTTTTGCCATACAACGGAGAATTATTGTGTTATTGCTCATATTTTGTTTTGCTCGAAGATGTATAGAGACGCTCACAATGTGCTCAAGCAATTGGTTACTTTTCATAGAGACAGTGGAGGTGTTATTGGGGTGCTTCCTTCATTTACTATTATGGATGCTTTATGGGCGACAAGGAATGTTTGTGTGCCTGGTTACGGGGTTTTTGATGCACTGTTCAGTGTATTGATGGAATTGGAGATGTTGGAGGAAGCTAGGCAGTGTTTCCTGAAGATGAGAAACTTTAGAGTTATTCCGAAAGCAAGGTCTTGTGATATTCTCTTACATAAGTACTCGAAGGTGGCAGATGGTGTTTCAGCAAAGAAGTTTTTCAATGATATGATTGGAGCTGGAATAGTTCCATCAATTTATACCTATAACATAATGATTGGGATCTTGTGTAAAGAAGGGGACTTGAAAGCTGCAAGGATCTTGTTTGTGAGGATGAAGGACATGGGCATCTCTCCTGATGTTGTTACTTATAATTCACTTATATATGGCTGTGGAAAGCTTGGAGAACTGTGTGACGCAGTTTGTATATATGAGGAGATGAAAGCAGCAGGGTGTTCTCCCGACATAATTACATATAACACATTGATTAATTGCTTTTGTAAATTTGAGAAATTGCCACAGGCTTTCAACTTTCTTAGGGAAATGAAGGAAAGATGTATTAGACCTAATGTTGTAACTTACAGCACACTCGTTGATGCATTTTGTAAAGAAGGGATGTTGCAGCATGCTATTAAGTTTTTTGTTGACATGAGACGAGTTGGTCTGATTCCTAATGAATTTACTTATACTTCTCTGATTGATGCAAACTTTAAGGTGGGAAACTTTGATGATGCCATGAAGTTTGTAAAAGAGATGGTAGAAGCTTCTGTGAAGTTAAATGTTGTTACCTACACAACGTTGCTTGATGGCCTATGTGAAGAAGGGAGGATACATGAAGCAGAAGAAGTTTTTAAGGTTATGCTGAAAGATGGAGTAGTTCCTAATGAGAAAATATATACAGCTTTTATGCAAGGGTACCTTAAAGCCAAAAGGATAGATGATGCTATGAGGATTCTTGCAAAAATGAAAGCGAATAACATCAGACCCGATATAGTTTTGTATGGCACTATAATCTGGGGGTTTTGCAACCTGGGAAGGTTCGAAGATGTGAATTCATTGTTGGTCGAGATGAAGGACTACAATATAGAGGTTAGTGAAGTAATATACACAACACTAATTGATTCCTATTTCAAAGCTGGAAAAAATGTAGAAGCACGGAATATGCTTAATGAAATGCAGGGAAGAGGTATGGCACCAAACGTTGTGACGTATTGTTCCCTAATTAATGGTTTATGCAAACTAGGATATGTTGAGGAAGCAATTGGATATTTCCATAATCTCAAAAATGTTGGTTTGCAACCAAATATTGTAGTTTATTCATCTCTAGTTCACGGTCTTTGTAAAAATGATCGTGTTGAAGATGCTAGAAAGCTTTTCCTGGAAATGCCTGAGAAGGGCTTGATTCCAGATAAAATTGCATATACATCTTTGATTGATGGAACCATGAAGCAGGGAAATATTCAGGAAGCTTTGGATCTGGTGAAGCAAATGACTGAAACTGGTGTGGAGATTGATCTTCATACCTACACATGTTTAATTTCTGGGCTCTCAAGACATGGACAACTTCATCAAGCAAGAGATTTGTTTCATGAGATGATTGAGAAAGGAATACAGCCAGATGAAGTTGTTTACGGATGTCTCATACGTAAGTATCGTGAGAGTGGCAACAGCGAAGAAGCTGATGCCTTGCTAAATGAGATGATAGAAAAAGGTATTGCTCCCGTTAAAAGTGAGCTGCTACAAAAAAACGTACGGGTCTGA